The proteins below come from a single Oerskovia jenensis genomic window:
- a CDS encoding glycosyltransferase — MSAPDRVTRLAVVVPVNDEEALLPRCLEALEVAVANVRAERPALRVAVVVVLDDCRDGSAAILRSSPFAVIEVGHRRVGAARAAGVAAATDLLGRGSPARLWIASTDADSAVPPQWLTHQLALAEDGADLVVGTVRPDFDDLSPAQQAAWVATHPGGRANGHVHGANLGVRGDVYRAAGGFPGLAEHEDVGLVARARAAGARVVASDGGRVLTSGRPTGRTPGGYARHLREDLVRDAQVG, encoded by the coding sequence ATGAGCGCACCCGACCGTGTGACGCGACTGGCCGTCGTCGTCCCCGTGAACGACGAGGAGGCACTGCTGCCGCGCTGCCTGGAGGCTCTCGAGGTCGCCGTGGCGAACGTGCGGGCCGAGCGCCCCGCGCTCCGGGTCGCTGTCGTGGTCGTCCTGGACGACTGCCGTGACGGCTCGGCGGCGATCCTCCGGTCCTCGCCGTTCGCCGTGATCGAGGTGGGCCACCGCCGGGTGGGCGCAGCCCGCGCCGCAGGGGTCGCCGCGGCGACGGACCTGCTCGGTCGCGGCAGTCCGGCGCGGCTCTGGATCGCGAGCACGGACGCCGACTCGGCGGTCCCCCCGCAGTGGCTCACCCACCAGCTCGCGCTCGCCGAGGACGGTGCGGACCTGGTCGTCGGCACGGTCCGGCCGGACTTCGACGACCTCTCACCCGCACAGCAGGCGGCCTGGGTCGCGACGCACCCCGGGGGGCGCGCGAACGGTCACGTGCACGGCGCGAACCTCGGGGTCCGCGGCGACGTCTACCGCGCGGCAGGGGGGTTCCCGGGCTTGGCCGAGCACGAGGACGTCGGCCTGGTGGCGCGCGCCCGCGCCGCGGGCGCGCGCGTCGTGGCGTCGGACGGTGGTCGGGTCCTCACCTCGGGGCGCCCGACGGGTCGGACCCCGGGCGGGTACGCGCGGCACCTGCGGGAGGACCTGGTCCGCGACGCGCAGGTCGGCTGA
- a CDS encoding manganese catalase family protein — MYLHVQRLINDIVADEPDPAAANALQEGLGGQFGEMRTMMQYLFQSINFRGPTGKPYRDLLQGIGTEEISHVELIGTTIARLLDGSPRYNGRKTDPLDTPGAGGKTPLDLALGVGNIHHYLVAAQGALPVDAAGNPWSGSYVYNSGNLVLDLLYNLMLESTGRLQKCRIYEMTDNKTARSTISYLIVRDQAHENAYAKALETLGVDWGKVLPIPRTNAEKFPEVKKLVDLGLQSKQYTFDLEGASEAGRIFQGMSPSNDGTELDGTEQAPAGVPSTIARERFEEFSPGLDPDLLALIQATADLEMADAADPLFAPTSTA; from the coding sequence ATGTATCTGCACGTGCAGCGACTGATCAACGACATCGTGGCCGACGAGCCGGACCCTGCGGCGGCGAACGCGCTCCAGGAAGGGTTGGGAGGGCAGTTCGGGGAGATGCGCACGATGATGCAGTACCTCTTCCAGAGCATCAACTTCCGTGGCCCCACGGGCAAGCCGTACCGGGACCTGCTGCAAGGGATCGGGACCGAGGAGATCAGCCACGTCGAGCTGATCGGTACGACCATCGCCCGTCTGCTCGACGGTTCGCCCCGGTACAACGGGAGGAAGACCGACCCGCTGGACACCCCGGGCGCGGGCGGCAAGACGCCGCTCGACCTGGCGCTGGGGGTGGGGAACATCCACCACTACCTGGTCGCGGCCCAGGGGGCCCTGCCCGTGGACGCGGCGGGCAACCCGTGGAGCGGCAGCTACGTCTACAACTCGGGGAACCTGGTCCTGGACCTGCTGTACAACCTGATGCTCGAGTCCACGGGGCGGCTGCAGAAGTGTCGGATCTACGAGATGACCGACAACAAGACCGCGCGGTCGACCATCTCCTACCTGATCGTGCGTGACCAGGCCCACGAGAACGCGTACGCCAAGGCTCTGGAGACCCTGGGCGTGGACTGGGGCAAGGTCCTGCCGATCCCCAGGACGAACGCCGAGAAGTTCCCCGAGGTCAAGAAGCTCGTCGACCTGGGCCTGCAGTCCAAGCAGTACACGTTCGACCTCGAGGGAGCCTCGGAGGCCGGGCGCATCTTCCAGGGCATGTCGCCCTCGAACGACGGGACCGAGCTCGACGGCACCGAGCAGGCACCGGCCGGTGTCCCCTCGACCATCGCCCGCGAACGTTTCGAGGAGTTCTCCCCAGGACTCGACCCCGACCTGCTGGCCCTCATCCAGGCCACCGCCGACCTCGAGATGGCCGACGCCGCCGACCCGCTGTTCGCACCGACCAGCACGGCGTGA
- a CDS encoding glycosyltransferase, translated as MSATTPRDAAALTVVIPVKDDARHLERCLAAISRQSLPPHEVVVVDNASSDDSAAVARRAGARVLDEPSPGIPAAASTGYDAVAAGIIVRCDADTVPPEDWLRRVHEAFAGDPGLTALTGTGHFYDLPAVRGRIARLVYMRCYYWGMHAATGNVPLWGSTMAIRVDAWQEVRLLVHRHDPHVHDDTDLSFQLGSAARVRYDPRLVVGVSGRTFESRQALARRFRWAWHTLAVNWAISPPWERWAARIVARRAGAPRVGAGSSDEPTRGRPPTTEP; from the coding sequence GTGAGCGCCACGACGCCGAGAGACGCGGCGGCGTTGACCGTCGTCATCCCCGTCAAGGACGACGCCCGGCACCTGGAGCGTTGCCTCGCGGCCATCTCCCGGCAGAGCCTCCCACCCCACGAGGTGGTGGTCGTCGACAACGCCTCGTCGGACGACAGCGCCGCCGTGGCGCGACGGGCCGGGGCACGGGTGCTCGACGAGCCCTCGCCCGGCATCCCGGCGGCCGCCTCGACCGGGTACGACGCCGTGGCGGCCGGCATCATCGTGCGTTGCGACGCGGACACCGTGCCCCCGGAGGACTGGCTGCGGCGGGTGCACGAGGCGTTCGCCGGCGACCCCGGTCTGACGGCGCTCACCGGCACCGGACACTTCTACGACCTCCCCGCAGTGCGTGGGCGCATCGCCCGGCTCGTGTACATGCGCTGCTACTACTGGGGCATGCACGCCGCGACGGGGAACGTCCCTCTGTGGGGATCCACCATGGCGATACGCGTCGACGCCTGGCAGGAGGTCAGGCTCCTCGTGCACCGCCACGACCCGCACGTCCACGACGACACCGACCTGAGCTTCCAGCTCGGGAGCGCCGCCCGCGTGCGCTACGACCCCCGGCTGGTCGTCGGGGTCTCGGGACGCACGTTCGAGTCCCGGCAGGCCCTGGCCCGACGGTTCCGGTGGGCCTGGCACACCCTCGCCGTGAACTGGGCGATCAGCCCGCCGTGGGAGAGATGGGCCGCGCGGATCGTCGCCCGCCGCGCCGGGGCGCCGCGCGTCGGAGCAGGATCGTCGGACGAGCCGACGCGCGGACGGCCGCCCACCACGGAGCCTTGA
- a CDS encoding APC family permease, with product MPATTTTATSPLSRTVGGRLLYVFILGDVLGAGVYALVGEMAGKVGGAVWLPLLVALGLSLLTAGSYAELVTKYPAAGGAAVFAERAFKVPIVSFLVGFCMLAAGVTSAAGLSLAFAGDYFGSFVDLPVVPVALVFLLLVAALNARGIQESLRANVAMTAIELSGLVLIVVLAAVVLTRGDAEPGRALEFTEGTTPALAVLSASLIAYYSFVGFETSANLAEEVKDVRRVYPRALFGALITAGAVYVAVGVAAVAVAPPEQLAGSTGPLLEVVKVADVVPERVFAVVALVAVANGALLTMIMASRLTYGMARQGLLPAGLARVLPGRRTPWVAIVATTLVAMGLVFTGDLGALAETVVLLLLVVFISTNVAVLVLRKDTVPEDHFRVATIVPVLGAASCVLLLTQQAPETWLRAGALVLVGVVLYLLTRLAGRRTGATSRVDD from the coding sequence ATGCCTGCCACGACCACCACCGCGACCTCGCCCCTCAGCCGCACGGTCGGGGGCCGACTGCTCTACGTCTTCATCCTGGGCGACGTTCTTGGTGCGGGTGTCTACGCGCTCGTCGGGGAGATGGCCGGGAAGGTGGGGGGCGCCGTCTGGCTGCCGTTGCTCGTGGCTCTCGGGCTGTCGCTCCTGACCGCGGGCTCCTACGCCGAGCTGGTCACGAAGTACCCGGCCGCAGGGGGCGCCGCGGTGTTCGCCGAACGCGCCTTCAAGGTACCGATCGTGTCGTTCCTCGTGGGATTCTGCATGCTCGCGGCGGGCGTCACGAGCGCCGCCGGTCTGTCCCTCGCCTTCGCCGGCGACTACTTCGGCTCGTTCGTGGACCTCCCCGTCGTGCCGGTGGCGCTCGTCTTCCTGCTCCTCGTCGCGGCCCTCAACGCACGCGGCATCCAGGAGTCCCTGCGGGCCAACGTGGCCATGACCGCGATCGAGCTCTCCGGGCTGGTGCTGATCGTGGTGCTCGCGGCCGTCGTCCTCACCCGGGGCGATGCGGAGCCGGGCAGGGCCCTCGAGTTCACCGAGGGCACGACGCCGGCGCTCGCGGTCCTCTCGGCGTCGCTCATCGCGTACTACTCGTTCGTCGGCTTCGAGACCTCGGCCAACCTGGCAGAGGAGGTCAAGGACGTCCGGCGGGTCTACCCGCGTGCGCTGTTCGGCGCGTTGATCACCGCCGGGGCCGTCTACGTCGCGGTCGGCGTCGCAGCCGTCGCGGTGGCGCCCCCCGAGCAGCTCGCCGGGTCGACGGGACCGCTGCTCGAGGTCGTCAAGGTCGCCGACGTCGTGCCGGAGCGGGTCTTCGCGGTCGTGGCCCTCGTCGCGGTCGCGAACGGCGCCCTGCTCACCATGATCATGGCGAGCCGGCTCACCTACGGCATGGCGCGACAGGGCCTGCTGCCCGCCGGGCTGGCCCGGGTCCTGCCCGGTCGCCGCACCCCGTGGGTCGCGATCGTCGCGACGACGCTCGTCGCGATGGGGCTGGTCTTCACGGGCGACCTCGGCGCACTCGCGGAGACCGTGGTGCTCCTGCTCCTCGTGGTGTTCATCAGCACCAACGTCGCGGTCCTGGTCCTGCGCAAGGACACCGTGCCGGAGGACCACTTCCGCGTCGCGACGATCGTGCCCGTGCTCGGGGCCGCGAGCTGCGTCCTGCTCCTGACCCAGCAGGCACCGGAGACGTGGCTCCGGGCGGGCGCCCTGGTCCTGGTGGGCGTCGTGCTCTACCTCCTCACGCGTCTCGCCGGTCGTCGCACGGGCGCGACCTCCCGGGTCGACGACTGA
- a CDS encoding alcohol dehydrogenase catalytic domain-containing protein yields MRALTWQGREKVSVEDVPDPRIEEPTDAIVRVTSTAICGSDLHLYSVLGMYLDPGDVLGHETMGVVEEVGAHATRLKVGDRVVVPFGIACGTCWMCTHGLQSQCETTQVRSQDKGAALFGYTKLYGQVPGGQAEYLRVPQAHYGPVVVPAGGPDERFLYLSDVLPTAWQAVEYAAVPPGGTVVVVGLGPIGQMAARVARHRGAGKVVGLDLVPERLEMARRHGIDVVDLSVVDDVVGAVRDLTDGRGADGVIDAVGMEAHGSPGASMFQKAAGILPDAVAGAINEKVGVDRLAALLTAISLVRRGGTISISGVYGGAKDPLPMMDLFDRQVTLRMGQANVRRWIDDLLPLVSDPADPLGVLDLRTHRLALEDAPRGYDLFQKKEDGCIKVVLDPTVRTASALEKESSR; encoded by the coding sequence ATGCGAGCACTGACGTGGCAGGGACGAGAGAAGGTCTCGGTCGAGGACGTCCCAGACCCCCGGATCGAGGAGCCCACCGATGCGATCGTGCGGGTCACGTCGACCGCGATCTGCGGCTCCGACCTGCACCTGTACTCGGTGCTGGGGATGTACCTGGACCCGGGCGACGTGCTCGGGCACGAGACCATGGGCGTCGTCGAGGAGGTCGGTGCGCACGCGACCCGGCTCAAGGTCGGCGACCGCGTCGTCGTGCCCTTCGGCATCGCGTGCGGGACGTGCTGGATGTGCACCCACGGACTGCAGTCGCAGTGCGAGACGACGCAGGTCAGGTCGCAGGACAAGGGTGCGGCGCTCTTCGGCTACACGAAGCTCTACGGCCAGGTCCCGGGCGGTCAGGCCGAGTACCTGCGGGTGCCGCAGGCGCACTACGGCCCCGTCGTCGTGCCGGCCGGCGGCCCGGACGAACGATTCCTCTACCTGTCCGACGTGCTGCCGACCGCGTGGCAGGCCGTCGAGTACGCGGCGGTGCCGCCCGGCGGGACCGTGGTCGTCGTCGGGCTCGGCCCGATCGGTCAGATGGCCGCTCGCGTCGCGAGGCACCGCGGGGCGGGGAAGGTCGTCGGGCTCGACCTCGTGCCCGAGCGCCTGGAGATGGCCAGGCGGCACGGCATCGATGTCGTCGACCTGTCGGTCGTCGACGACGTCGTGGGCGCGGTCCGGGACCTCACGGACGGTCGGGGCGCCGACGGGGTGATCGACGCCGTCGGGATGGAGGCGCACGGTTCGCCGGGTGCGTCCATGTTCCAGAAGGCGGCGGGGATCCTGCCCGACGCCGTGGCCGGCGCGATCAACGAGAAGGTGGGCGTCGACCGCCTGGCCGCGCTCCTCACCGCGATCTCGCTCGTCCGGCGCGGGGGGACGATCTCGATCTCTGGCGTGTACGGCGGAGCGAAGGACCCGTTGCCGATGATGGACCTCTTCGACCGGCAGGTCACGCTGCGCATGGGACAGGCCAACGTCCGCCGCTGGATCGACGACCTCCTGCCCCTCGTCTCCGACCCCGCCGACCCGCTGGGCGTCCTCGACCTGCGCACCCATCGCCTCGCGCTCGAGGACGCACCCCGGGGGTACGACCTGTTCCAGAAGAAGGAGGACGGGTGCATCAAGGTCGTCCTCGACCCCACGGTGCGCACGGCGTCGGCCCTCGAGAAGGAGTCCTCACGATGA
- a CDS encoding PAS and ANTAR domain-containing protein — protein sequence MTTSYNLDRPLDADLMEVLLTGTPQPVGQFVLTVRSGEWWWSDGLYEMHGFKPGEVVPTTELMLAHKHPDDRARVQALLADACLSGEPFACVHRIIDANGHTRTLGVVGRGRKEPGSDQVTQVSGYFVDLTITQRELSQREASAAIQASAKSRAVIEQAKGAVMTVYGLSENEAFDLLRHHSSVTNESIRHLARRLMHNLAEGSALAAPTADDLDLFFEATPAAAGDLGAGDPPASSRTERAAATSPNLAAFS from the coding sequence ATGACGACCTCGTACAACCTTGATCGCCCTCTTGATGCGGACCTCATGGAGGTCCTTCTCACCGGCACCCCCCAGCCCGTCGGTCAGTTCGTCCTGACGGTCCGCTCGGGTGAGTGGTGGTGGTCGGACGGCCTCTACGAGATGCACGGCTTCAAGCCGGGCGAGGTGGTGCCGACCACCGAGCTGATGCTCGCGCACAAGCATCCTGACGATCGAGCCCGGGTCCAGGCCCTGCTCGCGGATGCCTGCCTCTCCGGCGAGCCGTTCGCGTGCGTGCACCGGATCATCGACGCGAACGGTCACACCCGGACGCTCGGCGTCGTCGGCCGGGGCCGCAAGGAGCCTGGGTCGGACCAGGTCACACAGGTCTCGGGGTACTTCGTGGACCTCACGATCACCCAGCGCGAGCTGTCGCAGCGCGAGGCGAGCGCCGCCATCCAGGCGTCCGCGAAGAGCCGCGCCGTGATCGAGCAGGCCAAGGGTGCGGTGATGACGGTCTACGGCCTGTCCGAGAACGAGGCGTTCGACCTCCTGCGCCACCACTCGAGCGTGACCAACGAGTCGATCCGCCACCTCGCGCGACGCCTCATGCACAACCTCGCCGAAGGCTCGGCGCTCGCTGCTCCCACGGCCGACGACCTCGACCTGTTCTTCGAGGCCACCCCCGCGGCGGCAGGCGATCTCGGTGCGGGCGACCCGCCGGCGAGCTCACGGACCGAGCGTGCCGCTGCCACGTCCCCGAACCTGGCCGCGTTCTCCTGA
- a CDS encoding bifunctional PIG-L family deacetylase/class I SAM-dependent methyltransferase, which yields MVTFDHRAPGTTEEVWRDSGLLDRLPPLDLPENVSHLVVLAAHPDDESLGAGGLLARLSGQGTPVTVVVATDGEASHPGSPTCSPTELAAVRRKELVEAVDLVAPGAALVFLGLPDGGLREHRTSLHQGLTGALTLAGAAGSTRDPVAPGQALLCAPWRGDGHRDHRIAGEVAAVVAVAQGARLLEYPVWWWHWATPDAPVGSDSMRALALSPGERAGKARAVAAHRSQVEPLSGDPRDAATIGAEMLRHVERAVEVFVESPGVAPADHTASAGTAATTGPTAPASLPPEFFDEFYRDRRDPWGFETRWYEERKRAVTLAALPRPRFRAGLEIGCSTGVLTAGLAARCDRTVAVDVAEAALASARERLGDSVELLLLRTPAEWPPGRFDLVVLSEVGYYYGTSDLEVAISRAVESLTQDGVLVACHWRHPVPEYPLGGDDVHAALGARPELVRLVHHLEEDFVLDVFTRPPARSVAREAGLA from the coding sequence GTGGTGACGTTCGACCACCGCGCCCCGGGGACCACCGAGGAGGTCTGGCGGGACAGCGGCCTGCTCGACCGGTTGCCGCCGCTGGACCTTCCCGAGAACGTGTCCCACCTCGTCGTGCTCGCTGCGCACCCCGACGACGAGTCGTTGGGCGCTGGTGGCCTCCTGGCCCGGCTCTCGGGCCAGGGGACCCCGGTCACGGTCGTGGTCGCGACCGATGGCGAGGCGTCGCACCCCGGCTCCCCCACGTGCTCCCCGACCGAGCTCGCGGCCGTGCGCCGCAAGGAGCTCGTGGAAGCGGTCGATCTGGTCGCTCCTGGTGCCGCGCTGGTCTTCCTCGGGCTGCCCGACGGCGGGTTGCGTGAGCACCGTACGTCGTTGCACCAGGGTCTGACCGGTGCCCTGACCCTGGCCGGCGCGGCGGGCTCCACCCGCGATCCGGTCGCACCGGGACAGGCGCTCCTGTGCGCGCCCTGGCGGGGCGACGGCCACCGTGACCATCGCATCGCGGGCGAGGTGGCGGCCGTCGTGGCCGTCGCACAGGGTGCACGGCTGCTGGAGTATCCGGTCTGGTGGTGGCACTGGGCGACCCCCGACGCCCCGGTGGGCAGCGACTCGATGAGGGCACTGGCCCTCTCGCCAGGGGAACGCGCCGGCAAGGCGCGGGCTGTCGCCGCGCACCGGTCGCAGGTCGAGCCGCTGTCCGGGGACCCTCGGGACGCCGCGACCATCGGGGCGGAGATGCTGCGGCACGTCGAACGGGCCGTCGAGGTGTTCGTCGAGTCGCCGGGCGTGGCGCCCGCCGATCACACCGCCTCAGCCGGGACCGCCGCCACGACCGGGCCGACCGCCCCCGCGAGCCTGCCCCCTGAGTTCTTCGACGAGTTCTACCGGGACCGTCGCGACCCGTGGGGCTTCGAGACCCGCTGGTACGAGGAGCGCAAGCGCGCCGTGACGCTCGCGGCGCTGCCGCGCCCGCGCTTCCGCGCCGGCCTCGAGATCGGGTGCTCGACGGGTGTCCTGACCGCGGGTCTCGCCGCGCGGTGCGATCGGACGGTGGCGGTGGACGTCGCTGAGGCTGCGCTCGCGTCCGCCCGCGAGCGCCTCGGCGACTCGGTCGAGCTCCTCCTCCTCCGGACTCCCGCCGAGTGGCCGCCGGGACGCTTCGACCTCGTGGTGCTCTCCGAGGTCGGGTACTACTACGGCACGAGCGACCTGGAGGTCGCGATCTCCCGCGCCGTCGAGTCGCTCACGCAGGACGGCGTCCTCGTCGCGTGCCACTGGCGCCATCCCGTCCCCGAGTACCCGCTCGGGGGGGACGACGTGCACGCGGCGCTCGGGGCCCGCCCCGAGCTCGTGCGCCTGGTCCACCACCTCGAGGAGGACTTCGTCCTGGACGTCTTCACCCGGCCGCCCGCACGGTCGGTCGCCAGGGAGGCGGGGCTCGCATGA
- a CDS encoding acyl-CoA dehydrogenase: MTGPRPTDSTTPRTVELDPARRDDGRRRRLDASIARVPSMRGDVVAALGWAAEIGQSAPHPGSGGTLELWELLASTAATDVGVARVLEPHLDALSILAQAPDVVDLSRIGADGTSTWGVFAAEGPDTRLEAHESEDGWRLTGVKPWCSLAATLSHALVTAWTEAGRRLFAVDLRSPGVVPDDGPWVARGFPEIVSAPVRFSGAVAVPVGGAGWYLDRTGFAWGGIGVAACWWGGAVGLARDLFASTRRREPDQLALAHLGALDVALAGARTLLVEASRTVDGARGEDVPPGVLARRVRGSVARAVEEVVERCSHALGPGPMTADETYARRLADLQLYVRQHHAERDDAALGRDLVARGSAPW, encoded by the coding sequence TTGACCGGTCCACGCCCCACAGATTCCACCACGCCCCGCACCGTCGAGCTCGATCCCGCGCGACGGGACGACGGGCGCCGTCGCCGTCTGGACGCCTCGATCGCCCGTGTCCCCTCGATGCGGGGCGACGTCGTCGCGGCCCTCGGCTGGGCTGCGGAGATCGGGCAGTCCGCGCCCCACCCAGGGTCCGGCGGCACCCTCGAGCTGTGGGAGCTGCTCGCCTCGACCGCCGCCACCGACGTCGGTGTGGCGCGCGTGCTCGAGCCGCACCTCGACGCGTTGTCGATCCTCGCCCAGGCTCCCGACGTGGTGGACCTGTCGCGGATCGGCGCCGACGGGACGAGCACCTGGGGGGTGTTCGCGGCCGAGGGCCCGGACACCCGTCTGGAAGCGCACGAGAGCGAGGACGGGTGGCGGTTGACCGGGGTCAAGCCGTGGTGCTCGCTCGCGGCGACCCTCTCGCACGCGCTCGTGACCGCCTGGACCGAGGCCGGTCGCCGCTTGTTCGCCGTCGACCTCCGCTCGCCCGGCGTCGTGCCCGACGACGGCCCGTGGGTCGCCCGGGGCTTCCCGGAGATCGTCAGTGCGCCCGTGCGGTTCAGCGGGGCCGTCGCCGTCCCGGTCGGCGGCGCCGGGTGGTATCTCGACCGCACGGGTTTCGCCTGGGGCGGCATCGGCGTCGCGGCCTGCTGGTGGGGCGGGGCGGTCGGGCTCGCGCGCGACCTGTTCGCCTCGACGCGCCGTCGGGAGCCGGACCAGCTCGCCCTGGCCCACCTGGGCGCTCTGGACGTCGCCCTCGCGGGAGCCCGGACGCTGCTCGTCGAGGCGAGCCGGACCGTCGACGGGGCACGGGGAGAAGACGTCCCACCAGGAGTCCTGGCCCGCAGGGTGCGGGGATCGGTCGCGCGCGCCGTGGAGGAGGTCGTGGAGCGGTGCTCCCACGCGCTGGGTCCCGGGCCGATGACGGCCGACGAGACCTACGCCCGTCGGCTCGCCGACCTCCAGCTCTACGTCCGTCAGCACCACGCCGAGCGGGACGACGCCGCGCTGGGCCGCGACCTCGTGGCCCGCGGGAGCGCACCGTGGTGA